The Streptobacillus ratti genome includes the window ACTAAAGACACATAAAAATATTATACCTATAACTACTGCTATCATACCAGCTATAGAAATATCTAAATATATTGCAATATAGTAACCTATAATAGATGCAATTATATCTATAATTATACTAATCATTATCATACTTTTTATATCTTTGGAAATTAAATATGCACTAATTGGTGGACCTATCATAAATGATATTAATAACATAGCACCAACTGATTCAAATGATATAACTGAAGTTGTAGATACCAATGTCATTAAAAGATAATGTATTAAACTAGGATAAAGTCCTAATGAAAATGCTAGTGCTTTATCAAAAATAGATATTTTTAATTCTTTGAAAAATATAGTAACAAATAATATGTTTACTGTACATATAATCAAACCGTAAACTATTGCTCTTGAAATAGTTACACCAAAAATATCCATAGTATAAAATGGCACAAACGCTATTTCTCCTAATAATACAGCATCTATATCTAAATGAACATTTGCAGTATACTTAGATATTAAAATTACTGCTATCGAAAACAGAAACGATAGAACTACACCTATGGCAGCATCTTCTTTTACCAATTTTGAACTTGTAATTAATTCTACTAAATAGACTGTAATTAGTCCCATTAAAGTTGCACCTAATACAAGTAATGGCGAGTCTAAACTTTTTGCAATAAAAAAGGAAAGTACTATACCAAGTAATATCGTATGACTAATAGCATCTGTCAACATACTCATATTTTTAAGTACTAAAAAAACACCTAATACAGAGCAAGAAATAGCTGTTAATATAGCTACAATAAGTATTGTTAAACTTGGACTCATCTTGCCCACTTCCTTTTTATATCTCTTTCAAATTTTTTTCTATTAATATATCTATATATTAATCCTCTTTTATTAGAGAAAAGAATACTAAATATTACAAATATAGATAACACAACCACTATAACTGGACCTGTAGGTAATGAAGAATTTAAGCTAGAACTTAAACTTCCAATAAATCCAGAAATAGCTCCAAAAATAGATGAAAGAATAACTACAATATTTAATTTATTACTCCATTGTCTTGCTGCAACTACAGGAGATATCATCATAGCAGTCATAAGTACAACTCCTGCTATTTGAAGTCCAATAATTACATTAATTACTATCATTACAGAAACTAACAATCTATATCTATCACTATTAATTCCTATAGTTTTAGCATATTCTTTATCAAAAATACTTATTTTAATTTCTTTCCAAAAAAATATTACTAGTACTAATAATATTAATCCAACACTCATTATTAAATATATATCTTTCAATATTAATGTTGAAGCCTGTCCAAATATGAAATTACTTAATCCTGCTTTCTTAGCACCAGGAACTCTTTTTAAATATGTTAATAATACAAGTCCTAATCCAAAAAAAGTAGAAAGTATTAAAGCTATTGCACTGTCAAATTTAACTTTAGAATTAGTTCCTATATAGTGTATAAGTAAAACACAAATAAGACCCATTATCAATGCTCCAATTAAAAGTACAAACAATTCTCTTTTACCCGTCAACAAAAATGCAATACAAATACCAGCAAGAGAAGAATGTGCAACTCCATCTCCTAATAAACTTTCTTTTTTTAAAACAGCAAATGCCCCTATAATAGCACTAATCATTCCTAGTAAGCTACATCCTATAGCAACTACTTTAAATGTATAGCTACTTAATAATAAATCAAACATTTCTACTATATGTTCTTTCTATATTTTCTTTAGTGTAAACATCTTTTACACTACCACTAGTTACTATACTTTTATTTATAAATGTAACACTATCAAAGTATTCTTCCACTGTATTTAAATCATGATGCACTACTATTACAGTTTTCCCTTGATTTTTTAATTCTTTAAGTATTCTTATTATTGATTTTTCTGTAACAGCATCAACTCCTTGAAAAGGTTCGTCCATTAAATATATTTCTGCATCTTGAACTAAAGCTCTTGCAAGAAATGCTCTTTGTTGTTGTCCACCAGAAAGTTCTGATATTTGTCTATCTTTAAATTCTAACATTTCTACTTGTTTTATTGCATTGTTAACTTTTTCTTTTTCTTCTTTTGGTATTTTCTTTAAAAATCCAACTCTACCATAACATCCCATCATTACTACATCAAAAAGAGTAGTGGGGAAGTCCCAATCTACACTTCCCCTTTGTGGAACATATGCTATTTTTTTCTTTTCTTGCTTATATTCTTTATTATTAATTTTTATAGTTCCAACTACTGGTTTAATAAACTCTAGTATTGTCTTAATTAGTGTTGATTTACCAGCACCATTTGGACCTACTAAAGCCATTAAATCTCCTTTTTCTATTTCAAGATTAATATTTTCAAGTACAGGTTCTAAATCATAAGTAACTACTAAATCCTTAATTTCTATAACCTTCATTTCACTACTTCCTATTTTAAAGCATTTGCTATAGTATCTGCATTAAATTTTAAAGTTTTAATATATGTTTCAGTATTGTTTTTTGCATCTCCCATAGAATCTGAGTATAATTCTCCACCTATTTTTACTTCAAATCCTTTTGCTTTAACTGCTTCTTGAAGTGATTCTATACTTTTGTGGTTTACTGAACTTTCAACAAATATTGCCTTTATTTTGTTAGCTACTATGAAATCAGCTAAATCATTTATTTCTTTTG containing:
- a CDS encoding metal ABC transporter permease, which produces MFDLLLSSYTFKVVAIGCSLLGMISAIIGAFAVLKKESLLGDGVAHSSLAGICIAFLLTGKRELFVLLIGALIMGLICVLLIHYIGTNSKVKFDSAIALILSTFFGLGLVLLTYLKRVPGAKKAGLSNFIFGQASTLILKDIYLIMSVGLILLVLVIFFWKEIKISIFDKEYAKTIGINSDRYRLLVSVMIVINVIIGLQIAGVVLMTAMMISPVVAARQWSNKLNIVVILSSIFGAISGFIGSLSSSLNSSLPTGPVIVVVLSIFVIFSILFSNKRGLIYRYINRKKFERDIKRKWAR
- a CDS encoding metal ABC transporter ATP-binding protein: MKVIEIKDLVVTYDLEPVLENINLEIEKGDLMALVGPNGAGKSTLIKTILEFIKPVVGTIKINNKEYKQEKKKIAYVPQRGSVDWDFPTTLFDVVMMGCYGRVGFLKKIPKEEKEKVNNAIKQVEMLEFKDRQISELSGGQQQRAFLARALVQDAEIYLMDEPFQGVDAVTEKSIIRILKELKNQGKTVIVVHHDLNTVEEYFDSVTFINKSIVTSGSVKDVYTKENIERTYSRNV
- a CDS encoding metal ABC transporter permease, whose translation is MSPSLTILIVAILTAISCSVLGVFLVLKNMSMLTDAISHTILLGIVLSFFIAKSLDSPLLVLGATLMGLITVYLVELITSSKLVKEDAAIGVVLSFLFSIAVILISKYTANVHLDIDAVLLGEIAFVPFYTMDIFGVTISRAIVYGLIICTVNILFVTIFFKELKISIFDKALAFSLGLYPSLIHYLLMTLVSTTSVISFESVGAMLLISFMIGPPISAYLISKDIKSMIMISIIIDIIASIIGYYIAIYLDISIAGMIAVVIGIIFLCVFSYRKITNKYLM